From Planktothrix tepida PCC 9214, the proteins below share one genomic window:
- a CDS encoding transferase hexapeptide repeat containing protein → MLDETTLEQRLVTLERAVADLQGKSQSQSTSENWLEKLIGSVSDQAAFIKSLEYGRAFRQADQPVVQGNQEL, encoded by the coding sequence ATGTTAGATGAAACGACTCTTGAACAACGCCTAGTAACTCTTGAACGAGCGGTTGCTGACCTTCAAGGCAAGTCTCAGAGCCAGTCTACATCAGAAAACTGGCTAGAAAAATTGATCGGTTCAGTTTCCGATCAAGCAGCTTTTATAAAATCTTTAGAATATGGACGAGCTTTTCGTCAAGCCGATCAACCCGTCGTTCAAGGTAATCAAGAATTGTGA